One Pyrus communis chromosome 4, drPyrComm1.1, whole genome shotgun sequence genomic region harbors:
- the LOC137730444 gene encoding uncharacterized protein, which yields MGKKDQQQRDEQCKENARVEAVLQLLRRQAPLTVKQEKFCNTACVERFLKAKGDSVKKAAKQLRACLSWRQSVGTENLIADEFSAELAEGVAYTSGHDEESRPVVIFRIKQDYQKFHSQKLFTRLLVFTLEVAIESMLKNVEQFVLLFDASFFRSASAFMNLLVAALKIVAEYYPGRLFKAFVIDPPTMFSYLWKGVRPFVELSTATMMVSSLDFEESLDFSDFSNYPRASSLRFDPSSIKSTPKIGSCSSSRFSFTVAQHQFDSLKPWYLSLTDTSASKVGPTTPSPLGPALISPLNARSFSFASPAARTARGTIHGYGNSAAMRKSLFPSTPLPQRCPGIEASRTPHHRQPPRTPRPSFLQSPATFFRREGHVSRTEKSRESFAPFLKFYRRPYDEMIYRSKMRPPLGGLISIVSPHLRRRHVSVSQPF from the exons ATGGGAAAGAAAGACCAGCAGCAGAGAGATGAACAGTGCAAAGAAAATGCAAGAGTGGAAGCAGTTCTTCAGCTTCTGAGAAGACAAGCTCCACTCACTGTCAAACAG gaGAAGTTCTGCAACACTGCTTGTGTTGAGAGGTTTTTGAAAGCAAAAGGAGATAGTGTTAAGAAGGCAGCCAAGCAACTTAGGGCTTGCCTTTCATGGCGACAGAGTGTTGGAACTG AGAACTTGATAGCAGATGAGTTCTCAGCTGAACTCGCTGAAGGCGTTGCCTACACGTCTGGACATGATGAAGAATCCAGACCTGTTGTG ATTTTCCGGATTAAACAAGATTACCAGAAGTTCCATTCACAAAAACT GTTCACTCGCTTGTTGGTATTTACGCTGGAGGTGGCGATTGAGTCCATGCTCAAAAACGTCGAGCAGTTCGTCCTCCTTTTCGACGCAA GCTTTTTCAGGTCAGCTTCTGCTTTTATGAACTTGTTGGTGGCAGCACTGAAAATTGTGGCAGAGTACTACCCAGGACGGCTCTTCAAGGCGTTTGTAATTGACCCCCCTACGATGTTCTCGTATCTTTGGAAG GGTGTTCGACCGTTCGTTGAGCTTTCAACGGCTACGATGATGGTGTCGTCGCTAGACTTTGAGGAGTCGTTGGATTTCAGTGACTTCTCGAACTACCCGCGAGCCTCGTCCCTTCGATTCGACCCCTCCTCAATCAAATCAACGCCCAAGATCGGCTCCTGCTCATCCTCCCGCTTCTCCTTCACTGTCGCTCAGCATCAGTTCGACTCCCTCAAGCCTTGGTACCTCAGCCTCACAGACACGTCAGCATCCAAAGTAGGCCCCACCACACCCTCCCCGCTGGGACCCGCGCTCATCTCTCCTCTAAACGCCCGGTCCTTCTCCTTCGCATCCCCCGCCGCCAGAACGGCACGTGGAACAATCCATGGCTACGGCAACTCCGCTGCCATGAGAAAGAGCCTGTTCCCGTCGACCCCACTCCCCCAACGGTGCCCAGGCATCGAGGCCAGCAGGACTCCTCACCACCGCCAGCCGCCGCGGACCCCACGTCCCTCGTTCCTCCAATCACCGGCCACGTTCTTCCGCCGGGAGGGCCACGTTAGCAGGACGGAGAAGTCCCGGGAGTCCTTCGCGCCCTTCTTGAAGTTCTACAGGAGGCCGTACGACGAGATGATCTACAGGTCAAAGATGCGGCCCCCACTGGGCGGACTCATCTCCATCGTCTCTCCCCATCTCAGACGCCGCCACGTGTCGGTATCGCAACCGTTCTGa